The proteins below come from a single Streptococcus porcinus genomic window:
- a CDS encoding ABC transporter ATP-binding protein encodes MKDKIVKKWIIQLFKPYIKNIIMMILCTIIVVFCGFIIPFLTKNLVDESILNRDMSSLIKNLLMFTLIYFVQYLSEFIQFIFYKPLCAELPNELNRLAWTHVLNIKLKYFKEKNFSEILAENMQDISNIVSLIDIQFLTSIINLMKMISGFIALLYISPKLMLLLVVVAPLKLFLNTKFYNKKIKINKEILIEQTKFSKWIGDCVSGIYEIKMWDLIDKKEGELKGILSIFKKIRYTLMNYGYIEALLGALLMLVANLGIYFLGALLTFRNEMTIGGLLAFITYAAFIFEPLEIISGILNKLSIVTPSLHRFERFMETDVEYERDNAITLSGIPSVDSIEFKNVSFSYGKDESEKMVLNKINFEVGKGEVIGIAGKNGCGKSTIVDLLTRFYDSNEGTICINNIDIRDIKLKDYRRLFGIMSQKSYIFNDTISNNINITGELTEEDIKHFSDVSGLENSIKNMKDKYDYVVGFDGQKMSGGQRQKLSMARTLSKSEAKVLILDEATSNYDIQSAHKVIDEIIKNKNFDIVIIISHQPEILEKLNRIVFLKNGEIVSEGSYKELIRKNADFNEMVENAYMG; translated from the coding sequence ATGAAAGATAAAATAGTTAAAAAATGGATTATACAGTTATTTAAACCATATATTAAAAATATTATTATGATGATTTTATGTACTATTATAGTAGTTTTCTGTGGTTTTATTATTCCATTTTTAACTAAAAATTTAGTTGATGAAAGTATTTTAAATAGAGATATGAGCAGCTTAATTAAAAATTTGCTTATGTTTACTTTGATATATTTCGTACAATATTTAAGTGAATTTATTCAATTTATATTTTACAAACCTCTGTGTGCAGAATTGCCTAATGAATTGAACAGATTAGCTTGGACACATGTATTAAATATAAAATTAAAGTACTTCAAAGAAAAAAATTTTTCGGAAATTTTGGCCGAAAATATGCAAGATATTAGTAATATAGTATCTTTAATAGATATTCAGTTTTTAACATCAATAATTAATCTAATGAAGATGATATCGGGATTTATAGCATTACTTTATATAAGTCCTAAGCTGATGCTTCTTTTAGTTGTTGTAGCACCATTAAAGTTATTTTTAAATACAAAATTTTATAATAAAAAAATAAAAATCAATAAAGAAATTTTAATAGAGCAAACCAAATTTTCTAAATGGATCGGAGACTGTGTTTCTGGTATATATGAGATAAAAATGTGGGATTTGATTGATAAAAAGGAGGGGGAATTAAAAGGTATCTTATCTATATTCAAGAAAATTAGGTATACATTGATGAATTATGGATATATAGAAGCTTTGTTAGGAGCTTTGTTAATGTTAGTTGCTAATTTGGGAATATATTTTTTAGGAGCTTTACTTACTTTTAGAAATGAAATGACAATAGGTGGTTTATTAGCTTTTATTACTTATGCTGCGTTCATTTTCGAACCATTAGAAATAATTTCGGGTATATTAAATAAACTATCTATTGTAACACCATCATTACATAGATTTGAAAGATTTATGGAAACAGATGTTGAATATGAAAGGGATAATGCAATTACTTTATCTGGAATTCCTTCGGTAGATTCAATAGAGTTTAAAAATGTATCTTTTAGTTATGGAAAAGATGAAAGTGAAAAAATGGTTTTAAATAAAATTAATTTTGAAGTAGGAAAAGGTGAAGTGATTGGAATTGCAGGAAAAAATGGATGTGGGAAATCTACTATAGTTGATTTGCTAACTAGATTCTATGATAGTAACGAAGGCACAATATGTATAAATAACATTGATATACGAGATATAAAGTTAAAAGATTATAGAAGATTATTTGGGATAATGAGCCAAAAGAGTTACATATTTAATGATACTATATCTAATAATATTAATATAACTGGGGAACTAACTGAAGAAGATATAAAGCATTTTAGTGATGTATCTGGTCTAGAAAATTCAATTAAAAATATGAAAGATAAATATGATTATGTTGTTGGCTTTGATGGGCAAAAGATGTCAGGAGGGCAGAGACAAAAACTTTCAATGGCAAGAACACTATCTAAATCAGAGGCAAAAGTGTTGATTTTAGATGAAGCGACCTCAAACTATGACATTCAATCTGCACATAAAGTAATTGATGAAATTATAAAAAATAAAAATTTTGATATTGTCATTATAATTTCACATCAACCTGAAATTTTGGAGAAGTTAAATAGAATTGTGTTTTTGAAAAATGGGGAAATAGTATCTGAAGGTTCGTATAAAGAACTTATTAGAAAAAATGCTGATTTTAATGAAATGGTAGAAAATGCTTATATGGGATAA
- a CDS encoding radical SAM protein — MSYKTFKTSSNMHYVYEANRNSIYRISELEYEALSNTEHSCYSMCDKDILNRFNKKGLLKSMEIDKIEHNNSEMLKLQFNKGVNNIVLQITQGCNLSCSYCPFADGNKIYKSHRKHHKKDMDIEIIKKSIDLLENNSTYNSKKYISFYGGEPLLREDLVEFAVEEAINRFGKDMVYFGLTTNGTLLTEDFIEKIKDVNFTILVSLDGPEEIHDVNRKFKDGKGSFSILNANLDIIREKYPNIYDEIRFNVVIPPGINYAKVFDFIRDGSNHLTLRNTSLNTISSNYAEENIEYEDDFFEEANYEMVKTLLLLLGMIREDITKYKGNIEKIYMFKKFLTPLMSTKGVQHPAGTCIPGLKKLFINVYGDFYPCEKANELSKIQKIGSIYDGFDFEKIKYLMNIGKSTSEICKNCWAFHLCSICPISADDGYSDTYVADYKLKKCKFIKQDILANLRMYCFLKERGFDYKEEY; from the coding sequence ATGAGCTATAAAACATTTAAAACATCTTCAAATATGCATTATGTATATGAAGCTAATCGAAACTCTATTTATAGAATTAGTGAATTAGAGTATGAAGCATTAAGTAATACTGAACATAGTTGTTACAGTATGTGTGATAAAGATATTTTGAATAGATTTAATAAAAAGGGACTTTTGAAATCAATGGAAATTGATAAAATTGAGCATAATAATTCAGAGATGTTAAAACTGCAATTCAATAAGGGAGTAAATAATATAGTACTACAAATAACACAAGGATGTAATTTATCTTGTTCGTATTGTCCTTTTGCTGATGGTAATAAAATATATAAGTCTCATAGAAAACACCATAAAAAAGATATGGATATTGAAATTATAAAAAAGAGTATAGACTTACTAGAAAATAACTCAACATATAACTCAAAAAAATATATATCTTTTTATGGTGGTGAGCCTCTTTTAAGGGAAGATTTAGTAGAGTTTGCTGTCGAAGAAGCTATAAATAGATTTGGTAAAGATATGGTGTATTTTGGATTGACAACTAATGGGACATTGTTAACTGAGGACTTTATAGAAAAAATAAAAGATGTAAATTTTACAATACTGGTAAGTTTAGATGGACCAGAAGAGATTCATGATGTTAACAGAAAATTTAAAGATGGAAAAGGTTCTTTTAGTATATTGAATGCTAATTTAGACATTATACGAGAGAAATATCCTAATATATATGATGAAATAAGATTTAATGTAGTTATTCCACCTGGAATTAATTATGCTAAAGTATTTGATTTTATCAGAGATGGAAGCAATCATCTCACATTAAGAAATACGAGTTTAAATACAATTTCAAGTAACTATGCAGAGGAAAATATTGAGTATGAGGACGATTTTTTTGAAGAGGCAAATTATGAAATGGTAAAAACGCTGTTACTTTTATTAGGCATGATAAGAGAAGATATTACTAAATATAAAGGTAATATAGAAAAGATTTATATGTTTAAAAAATTTTTAACACCATTGATGTCTACGAAAGGTGTACAACATCCAGCTGGAACCTGCATACCAGGACTAAAAAAACTTTTTATCAATGTATATGGAGATTTTTATCCATGTGAGAAGGCAAATGAATTATCTAAGATACAAAAAATAGGGAGTATATATGATGGATTTGATTTTGAAAAAATTAAGTATTTGATGAATATAGGTAAGTCAACATCGGAAATATGCAAAAATTGTTGGGCATTTCACCTATGTTCTATATGTCCTATAAGTGCCGATGACGGATATTCGGACACTTATGTGGCAGATTATAAATTGAAAAAGTGCAAATTTATAAAACAAGATATTTTAGCTAATTTAAGGATGTATTGTTTTTTAAAGGAAAGAGGTTTTGACTATAAAGAGGAGTATTGA
- a CDS encoding single-stranded DNA-binding protein, with product MEKEMLNINGNLINDVEIKTIQGKDGEVTVANFTLFRKMGKDGEKKKEYINCNVYGEKAEITKDFEKGDFIHVYGYYKEVQKEGKTYRNFIVKHVNKIDKEVEDEKEQENKEE from the coding sequence ATGGAAAAAGAAATGTTAAATATCAACGGAAATTTAATCAATGATGTAGAAATCAAAACCATTCAAGGAAAAGACGGAGAAGTAACAGTTGCAAACTTTACACTCTTTAGAAAGATGGGAAAAGATGGAGAAAAAAAGAAGGAGTATATCAACTGTAATGTTTATGGAGAAAAGGCGGAGATTACAAAGGACTTTGAAAAGGGAGATTTCATCCATGTTTACGGATATTACAAAGAGGTTCAAAAAGAGGGTAAGACATACAGAAACTTTATTGTAAAGCATGTCAATAAAATTGATAAAGAAGTAGAAGATGAAAAAGAACAGGAAAATAAGGAGGAATAA
- a CDS encoding Maff2 family mobile element protein: MDFFVQAVNVLKILVMAIGAGLGAWGVINLLEGYGSDNPGAKSQGIKQLMSGGGIVLIGLKLIPLLANVLR; encoded by the coding sequence ATGGATTTTTTTGTACAGGCAGTAAATGTGCTTAAAATTTTAGTTATGGCAATCGGTGCAGGACTTGGTGCATGGGGAGTAATTAACTTACTTGAAGGATACGGATCAGATAATCCCGGTGCCAAATCACAAGGCATCAAGCAATTGATGAGCGGTGGAGGAATTGTTTTAATAGGGCTGAAACTAATTCCGTTACTTGCTAATGTCTTGAGATAA
- a CDS encoding VirB6/TrbL-like conjugal transfer protein, CD1112 family yields MFDLFGKIEEFFKDIMIDIIKDNLSAMLVDINDKVGTVAGEVGKTPSSWNSEVFTFIKSINTNVVLPIAAIILTAILCIELIQVVMRKNSMHDTDTFEFFKYIIKMWIAVWLVSHAFDFSMAVFDVAQSMIGKAAGVVGTSANITPGNFDAMVEALKTKELGTLIGIALETGLVKFSLTILSILITVILYGRMIEIYIYCSVAAIPFSTMGNKEWSNIGTNYIKSLFALGLQGLFILIFFGIYAVLVKTVNFTDIHTSILQVLAYGLILGVMMMKSGSIAKAILNSH; encoded by the coding sequence ATGTTTGATTTATTTGGAAAGATAGAAGAGTTTTTCAAGGATATTATGATTGATATTATTAAAGATAATCTTTCTGCAATGCTCGTGGATATTAATGATAAAGTAGGAACCGTTGCAGGAGAAGTGGGAAAGACTCCGAGTTCTTGGAACTCGGAGGTCTTTACCTTCATTAAATCAATCAATACCAATGTTGTTTTACCCATAGCAGCGATAATTCTAACCGCAATACTTTGTATAGAACTGATTCAGGTGGTAATGAGAAAAAATTCTATGCACGATACGGATACCTTTGAATTTTTTAAGTACATCATTAAAATGTGGATAGCTGTATGGCTTGTGTCTCATGCGTTTGATTTTTCAATGGCAGTCTTTGATGTGGCACAGTCCATGATAGGAAAGGCGGCAGGTGTTGTGGGGACAAGTGCGAATATCACACCGGGAAATTTTGATGCTATGGTAGAAGCCCTTAAAACAAAGGAACTTGGAACACTCATTGGGATTGCACTGGAGACGGGATTAGTTAAATTTTCTTTAACGATTCTATCAATCTTAATTACTGTAATCCTATATGGAAGAATGATTGAGATATATATCTATTGCTCTGTTGCGGCAATTCCATTTTCTACGATGGGAAATAAAGAATGGTCAAATATCGGAACAAACTATATAAAAAGTCTATTTGCCCTTGGACTTCAGGGACTTTTCATCCTAATATTTTTTGGAATTTACGCAGTCTTAGTCAAAACCGTAAACTTTACGGATATCCACACAAGTATTTTACAGGTATTGGCATATGGATTGATTCTTGGAGTAATGATGATGAAATCCGGAAGTATAGCAAAGGCGATTTTAAACAGTCATTAA
- a CDS encoding conjugal transfer protein codes for MNKINKKTGILIGVGSALSIGTIITVLSKKKTKKLSDFEEDDFDFDFDEIEEDSCVNDKFATENDKDDTGKGEIDFLVDESKTENEKQEEFRDLSVKVMDFLLKEVISMSETLNLVKRDIDRIGEVKALVEELKNCKEEIISLWEHMEKLSDLREEITGKKNRG; via the coding sequence ATGAATAAAATAAATAAAAAAACAGGGATTTTGATAGGAGTAGGCTCAGCCCTTTCTATCGGTACGATTATTACAGTGCTATCAAAAAAGAAAACGAAAAAATTATCCGATTTTGAAGAAGATGATTTTGACTTTGATTTTGATGAAATAGAAGAAGATTCTTGTGTCAACGATAAATTTGCTACAGAAAATGATAAAGATGATACAGGAAAAGGAGAAATAGATTTTTTAGTAGATGAATCAAAGACGGAGAACGAAAAGCAAGAAGAGTTTAGAGATTTATCGGTAAAGGTAATGGATTTTCTTCTAAAAGAAGTAATTTCAATGAGTGAAACTTTAAATTTGGTAAAAAGAGATATTGATAGAATAGGTGAAGTAAAAGCATTGGTTGAAGAACTGAAAAACTGTAAAGAAGAAATTATCTCACTTTGGGAGCATATGGAAAAGTTATCCGATCTAAGAGAAGAAATTACCGGCAAAAAGAATAGAGGTTAG
- a CDS encoding PrgI family protein: MAYVKIPKDLTKVKTKVALNMTKRQLIGFSIAGLIGFPVYMLCKNFLSTDISMIVMSIAVLPVLFVTLYEKDNLPFEKHLEYILKFHKSKKIRLYKARSIYHTERAKKQDIGNKNKASGRRKKVEQRQKKKTGTTN, encoded by the coding sequence ATGGCTTATGTAAAGATACCAAAAGACCTTACAAAAGTAAAAACCAAGGTAGCCCTGAATATGACAAAAAGGCAGCTTATAGGTTTTAGCATAGCAGGGCTTATCGGTTTTCCTGTATATATGCTGTGTAAAAATTTTCTTAGTACAGATATTTCCATGATTGTAATGAGTATAGCAGTTCTCCCTGTTCTTTTTGTAACGCTTTATGAAAAGGACAATTTACCTTTTGAAAAACATTTAGAATATATCCTCAAGTTTCATAAAAGTAAAAAGATCAGGCTATATAAAGCGAGGAGCATTTATCATACAGAGAGAGCAAAAAAGCAAGATATAGGAAATAAAAATAAGGCAAGCGGAAGGAGGAAAAAAGTTGAACAAAGACAAAAGAAAAAAACAGGAACAACGAATTAA
- the ltrA gene encoding group II intron reverse transcriptase/maturase has product MNDKYSTTAQAEKLSHKQLLAKQWKSIDWKRAEQEVNRLQIRIVKATQAKHTNTVKRLQYLLTHSFYAKALAVRRVTTNKGKKTAGIDGELWTTPAQKMEALLSLTDKGYKASPLRRVYIDKKGKKKKRPLGIPTMYDRAMQALYALALEPIAETTADTKSYGFRKGRSCQDACEYIFTALSRKASPQWILEGDIKGCFDNISHDWLLENIPMDKSILKQFLKAGFVFKGELFPTEDGTPQGGIISPILANMALDGLQQVLSDRFHTNRLGKVDLRFKNSHKVNLIRYADDFIVTAATQEIALEAKELIREFLLGRGLELSEEKTLVTHINDGFDLLGWNFRKYKGKLIVKPSKNSIQTVIGKFSETILKRGKAWEQEVLIMKLNQQIRGWTNYHQSVCASEAFSYLDYQIYELLWRWAKRRHPKKGQWWISTKYWHRRGNRSWVFASGDKELIRVDHTAIVRHTKVRENANPYLDTDYFAQRTFNHGMKRLTGRFKLVWKKQNGRCHHCGLPMELGEDREIFFKVPKSKGGVEEIDNMAYVHRYCQRLFIESRSKE; this is encoded by the coding sequence ATGAATGATAAATATTCAACGACAGCACAAGCTGAGAAGTTATCACACAAGCAACTGCTTGCGAAACAATGGAAAAGCATTGATTGGAAGAGAGCAGAACAAGAAGTGAATAGGCTACAAATCAGGATTGTCAAGGCTACTCAAGCCAAACACACTAACACAGTGAAAAGACTTCAATATTTACTAACCCATTCGTTCTATGCCAAGGCACTTGCCGTTCGTCGAGTAACGACTAACAAAGGCAAGAAAACAGCTGGTATAGATGGTGAACTATGGACGACACCTGCTCAAAAGATGGAAGCTCTCCTGTCTCTAACGGATAAAGGCTACAAAGCCAGTCCGTTAAGACGGGTTTACATCGACAAAAAGGGGAAAAAGAAGAAACGTCCATTAGGGATTCCGACCATGTACGATAGAGCTATGCAGGCACTCTATGCTTTAGCACTAGAACCTATCGCAGAGACAACCGCAGATACCAAATCATACGGTTTTCGAAAAGGAAGAAGCTGTCAAGACGCTTGTGAATATATCTTCACAGCACTATCACGAAAAGCTTCTCCTCAGTGGATTTTAGAGGGGGATATTAAAGGCTGTTTTGACAATATCAGTCATGACTGGCTCTTAGAGAATATTCCGATGGATAAATCTATCTTGAAACAATTCCTTAAAGCAGGTTTTGTGTTCAAGGGTGAGTTATTCCCAACGGAAGACGGCACACCACAAGGTGGTATCATTTCGCCTATCCTTGCCAATATGGCACTAGATGGGTTACAACAGGTCTTATCAGATAGATTCCACACCAATCGTTTAGGGAAAGTCGACCTTCGATTCAAGAATAGCCATAAAGTCAATCTTATCCGTTATGCGGATGATTTTATCGTCACAGCTGCGACACAAGAAATTGCTTTAGAGGCTAAAGAATTGATTAGAGAGTTTCTGCTTGGACGAGGTTTAGAGCTGTCAGAGGAAAAGACATTGGTAACTCATATCAACGATGGTTTCGACCTACTTGGTTGGAATTTTCGGAAGTACAAGGGGAAATTGATTGTCAAACCTTCTAAGAATTCTATTCAAACAGTTATTGGTAAATTCTCAGAAACCATTCTCAAGCGAGGAAAAGCATGGGAACAAGAAGTCCTAATCATGAAACTGAATCAACAGATACGAGGATGGACAAACTACCACCAATCCGTTTGTGCTAGTGAAGCCTTCTCCTATCTGGACTATCAGATATACGAATTATTGTGGCGATGGGCAAAACGTCGTCATCCAAAGAAAGGTCAGTGGTGGATTTCGACCAAGTATTGGCATAGAAGAGGCAATCGAAGTTGGGTATTCGCTTCAGGCGATAAAGAACTCATTCGAGTTGACCATACTGCTATCGTCAGACACACAAAGGTCAGAGAAAACGCTAATCCTTACTTGGATACAGACTATTTTGCTCAACGAACCTTTAATCATGGTATGAAACGGTTGACAGGTCGTTTTAAACTTGTTTGGAAGAAACAAAACGGACGCTGTCATCACTGTGGACTCCCGATGGAACTTGGAGAAGATAGAGAAATTTTCTTTAAAGTTCCAAAATCCAAGGGAGGTGTGGAAGAAATTGATAATATGGCTTATGTGCATCGTTATTGTCAACGACTATTTATTGAGAGCCGCTCGAAAGAGTGA
- a CDS encoding DNA-methyltransferase, with amino-acid sequence MSVSRSKEEFIKENTNKIICSDALETLRKIPDESISCCITSPPYYGLRNYHKEGQIGRESTVEEYLDRLLQVFHEVRRVLKKEGTCFIVMGDSYAGSGGGKGQYIDPKYPKARNGSNALATENISGYKSKDLMGIPWRLALLLREDGWYLRSDIIWHKENAMPEACRDRPTRSYEHIFLLTKSPKYYYDYDAMVEPMKEVSKKRYVRGRKADNKYLKENSGAKLQKINEARKYGEYKGDNVPQFRNKRDIWTINTTSFRGNHYATFPPKLVEICMIAGCPKNEIVLDPFIGSGTVGFVALRHNRKYIGIELNEEYVNLAKNRISEEVKKFNEEQKQEVQKE; translated from the coding sequence ATGAGTGTGAGCAGAAGTAAAGAGGAATTCATCAAAGAAAATACAAATAAAATTATTTGTTCGGATGCACTTGAAACTTTAAGAAAAATTCCAGATGAAAGTATAAGCTGCTGCATTACATCTCCTCCATACTATGGGCTTAGGAATTATCATAAAGAAGGACAGATAGGAAGAGAATCTACAGTAGAAGAATATCTGGATAGATTATTACAGGTATTTCATGAAGTAAGAAGAGTTTTAAAAAAAGAAGGTACTTGCTTTATTGTAATGGGAGATTCTTATGCGGGTTCCGGAGGCGGAAAGGGACAATATATCGATCCCAAATATCCAAAGGCAAGAAATGGAAGTAACGCCTTAGCTACAGAAAATATTTCAGGGTACAAGTCAAAAGATTTAATGGGAATACCTTGGAGATTGGCATTACTTTTAAGAGAGGATGGTTGGTATCTGCGTTCTGATATTATCTGGCATAAGGAAAATGCTATGCCGGAGGCGTGTAGAGATAGACCTACTCGTTCTTATGAACATATATTTTTACTTACGAAATCACCAAAGTACTATTATGACTATGATGCTATGGTAGAGCCGATGAAAGAAGTCAGTAAAAAAAGATATGTAAGAGGAAGAAAGGCGGATAACAAATATCTGAAAGAAAATTCCGGAGCAAAGTTGCAAAAAATCAATGAAGCAAGAAAATATGGAGAGTACAAGGGCGATAATGTTCCGCAGTTTCGTAATAAAAGAGATATTTGGACTATCAATACCACATCTTTTAGAGGCAATCATTATGCAACATTTCCACCGAAACTTGTTGAGATTTGTATGATTGCAGGTTGTCCTAAAAATGAAATTGTACTTGATCCTTTCATTGGAAGTGGAACGGTCGGATTTGTGGCACTTCGTCATAACAGAAAGTACATTGGAATTGAATTAAATGAGGAGTATGTAAATCTTGCAAAGAATAGAATCAGTGAGGAGGTGAAAAAATTTAATGAAGAACAAAAACAAGAGGTACAAAAAGAATAG
- a CDS encoding CHAP domain-containing protein, giving the protein MKNKNKRYKKNREKLFNQEIQSLQSETQDNYERESSKNQNETLLKDETYNEKPHLSEKKLSNHLDNRHINNYSDRTISSYSLSDTGNINQNRSSFQAEKDKKKMQNQINKFQKGEKEVYDPLSKDMDNDGVIDRYDVDFRDSKVSYRTLTDDEKYDNNQNDKGKNYDDYVKNPKSKNNRYKNYVKDTFSKERMKSENQKKYVRSNFGDEEFTRNKDTKNNLFEDVNNKRKTTDKNSSQKRKGKFENKEKKISKLQQKKQRQEQKLKNKGIDGKSQSAKSAVIATGMAKRYLESGKEDNAGVGTAYKVTDQVENISRKIYYHGKKKNLKRQKKITKLGKSIDKQEKKLFFQKNMEEMKKSVDYRNTSRLRQFFKRRQYKKQIQKKYKDSVKNRIKKSFIEGSKRFGEFVKGRGKKIIFLSLLAVGIFFMLFQAGSMMMNMGTGMVSNTVSTTYLSSEDTLKEINQGFSSLEQALQEEMDSVEENHPGYDEYIIKGKEKIGHNVHELLSYITASYGIVKNISEVESELKHLFQKMYTLTYKEDIEIRYRTVTSSYTDADGNEHTESHEEPYEYRKLIVTLEKREMDGIIREAFKRYPNNLAHYETLFLAQGNMGEVFGNTDLINSNGGIGGGKEYEASSEVQKKIVNAAYITPSPGAGWCAMWVSQVYQNAGLGFIGGNACDMYRNYTFTSDRSKLKVGMLVAVESSSSGSSLGVTYGHVGIYIGDGKVMDNIGHIRVTTLDDWISTFCKHHPVGFGFPPSVQK; this is encoded by the coding sequence ATGAAGAACAAAAACAAGAGGTACAAAAAGAATAGAGAAAAACTCTTCAATCAAGAAATACAGTCTTTACAATCTGAAACTCAAGATAATTATGAAAGAGAATCCTCAAAAAATCAGAATGAAACCTTGCTGAAAGACGAAACTTACAATGAGAAACCACATTTATCTGAAAAGAAATTATCCAATCATTTGGATAACAGACATATAAATAATTATTCGGATAGAACTATATCTTCTTATAGCTTGTCGGATACGGGAAATATAAATCAAAATAGGTCTTCCTTTCAAGCTGAAAAAGATAAAAAAAAGATGCAAAACCAGATAAATAAATTTCAAAAGGGAGAAAAGGAAGTCTACGATCCTTTATCAAAAGATATGGATAATGATGGTGTAATAGACAGGTATGATGTGGATTTTAGGGATAGCAAAGTATCATATCGAACTCTTACAGATGATGAAAAGTATGATAATAACCAAAATGATAAAGGAAAAAATTATGATGACTATGTAAAAAATCCAAAATCTAAGAATAATAGGTATAAAAATTATGTAAAAGACACCTTTTCTAAGGAAAGAATGAAATCAGAAAACCAGAAGAAATATGTGAGGAGCAACTTTGGTGATGAAGAGTTCACAAGGAATAAGGATACGAAAAATAATTTATTTGAGGACGTAAATAATAAAAGAAAAACTACCGATAAAAATTCATCACAAAAAAGAAAAGGAAAATTTGAAAATAAGGAAAAGAAAATATCTAAGTTACAGCAGAAAAAGCAAAGACAAGAGCAGAAACTGAAAAATAAGGGAATTGACGGGAAAAGTCAAAGTGCTAAAAGTGCAGTAATAGCAACGGGTATGGCAAAGAGGTATTTGGAAAGTGGAAAAGAGGATAATGCCGGAGTAGGTACTGCTTATAAGGTTACAGATCAGGTCGAAAATATTTCAAGGAAAATATATTATCATGGAAAAAAGAAAAATTTAAAAAGGCAAAAAAAGATAACAAAATTAGGTAAAAGCATTGATAAACAAGAGAAGAAACTCTTTTTTCAAAAGAATATGGAAGAGATGAAAAAAAGCGTGGATTACCGAAATACCTCAAGGCTCAGACAATTCTTTAAGAGAAGGCAATATAAAAAGCAGATTCAAAAGAAGTATAAAGATAGTGTGAAAAACAGAATAAAAAAATCCTTTATAGAGGGCAGTAAAAGATTTGGCGAATTTGTAAAGGGCAGAGGGAAAAAGATAATATTTCTATCACTTTTAGCGGTAGGAATATTTTTTATGTTATTTCAGGCTGGGAGCATGATGATGAATATGGGAACGGGAATGGTAAGTAATACTGTTTCAACCACCTACTTATCATCAGAAGACACCTTAAAAGAAATCAATCAGGGGTTTTCATCTTTGGAACAGGCTTTGCAAGAAGAAATGGATAGTGTGGAGGAAAATCATCCGGGCTATGATGAATATATTATCAAAGGAAAAGAGAAAATTGGTCATAATGTTCATGAACTCTTGTCATATATCACAGCCAGTTATGGAATTGTAAAGAATATTTCTGAAGTAGAAAGTGAACTAAAACATCTGTTTCAAAAAATGTATACGCTGACTTATAAAGAAGATATTGAAATCAGATATAGAACCGTTACATCCAGCTATACGGATGCTGATGGCAATGAACATACTGAAAGTCATGAAGAGCCGTATGAGTATAGGAAACTCATTGTAACTTTAGAAAAAAGAGAGATGGACGGCATTATTAGAGAAGCATTTAAGCGTTATCCTAATAATTTGGCACACTATGAAACTTTATTTTTGGCACAAGGAAATATGGGAGAAGTATTTGGAAATACTGACCTTATAAATTCAAATGGTGGAATTGGTGGTGGTAAAGAGTATGAAGCATCAAGTGAAGTGCAAAAGAAAATAGTGAATGCCGCTTATATTACACCATCTCCAGGAGCAGGTTGGTGTGCCATGTGGGTATCACAGGTCTATCAAAATGCAGGACTTGGATTTATTGGAGGAAATGCTTGTGATATGTATCGAAATTATACTTTTACTTCTGATAGGTCAAAGTTAAAGGTTGGAATGCTTGTTGCAGTTGAAAGTAGCAGTAGTGGTAGCAGTTTAGGTGTTACCTATGGTCATGTAGGTATTTATATCGGAGATGGAAAGGTAATGGACAATATCGGACACATAAGAGTAACTACCTTAGATGATTGGATTTCAACATTTTGCAAACATCACCCTGTAGGTTTCGGATTTCCACCATCAGTACAAAAATAA